A stretch of the Uranotaenia lowii strain MFRU-FL chromosome 3, ASM2978415v1, whole genome shotgun sequence genome encodes the following:
- the LOC129752771 gene encoding uncharacterized protein LOC129752771, producing MEDVDFNELKEQQRQLKRTINGVAKFVEGFTMERHENQIDVRLDMLEDAMRRFYNVQRKMKVILDEEDLETKSEAKESESQREKRVQAKIAKREADFDEAASQVEEVYCAAKSSLVAFKRKRQVSVEESVLSTSSVMSRVKLPEIQLPNFSGKIRDWVTFRDMFQSLIHNNGQLSPIDKFTYLRSSVTDEALQEIGSIEITAANYQVAWSLLEKRYENKKLIVKAHLDALFAIQPIRRENSESLNRLIGDFDKNLQMLDKIGENTKSWSTLLAHMICMRLDPVTLRQWETHHNSKEVPTYSSLMNFLRDQCLVLQSLVANSSSEPQLPRFTSSREPQYRRVRRSPEPEYRRFRSTTTYLTSQPEPEDCFICGDFQHSIHQCRTLKSWSVSERFSEVHKRRLCFKCLQPGHYAIDCTRSPCQKCHRNHHTLLHYESPRYFSRPHSPSYSSSVPPTRNRPDNANQFETNQSRENTQTQRTPNRRTQQSTNSYPVVQAPDPQNYPQYTTDNLSHTLESVSSPYRV from the coding sequence ATGGAAGACGTCGATTTCAACGAACTGAAGGAGCAACAGCGGCAGTTGAAGCGGACCATCAACGGTGTAGCGAAGTTCGTTGAAGGCTTCACAATGGAACGGCACGAAAACCAGATCGATGTCCGGTTGGATATGTTGGAAGATGCGATGCGGAGATTCTACAACGTCCAGCGTAAGATGAAGGTGATCCTCGACGAAGAAGATCTCGAAACCAAATCAGAAGCAAAGGAATCCGAAAGTCAGCGGGAAAAACGTGTGCAAGCCAAAATAGCCAAGCGTGAGGCTGATTTTGACGAGGCTGCGTCTCAGGTCGAAGAAGTCTACTGTGCAGCAAAATCTTCCCTGGTAGCCTTCAAGCGAAAAAGACAAGTGTCAGTCGAAGAGTCAGTTTTGTCAACCAGTTCGGTAATGTCGCGTGTAAAGCTTCCGGAAATTCAGCTGCCGAATTTCAGCGGAAAAATTCGAGACTGGGTCACCTTCCGCGACATGTTTCAGAGTCTCATACACAACAACGGTCAGCTTTCCCCAATCGACAAATTCACCTACTTGAGGTCATCGGTGACGGACGAAGCGCTCCAGGAAATCGGCTCTATTGAAATCACGGCTGCAAACTACCAGGTGGCATGGAGTTTATTGGAAAAGCgatatgaaaacaaaaagctCATCGTCAAAGCGCATTTGGACGCGCTTTTTGCAATCCAGCCTATTCGTCGGGAGAACAGTGAGTCGTTGAATCGCCTCATCGGTGACTTCGACAAGAACCTACAGATGTTGGACAAGATTGGGGAAAATACCAAGAGCTGGTCAACGTTGTTAGCGCACATGATCTGCATGCGTCTGGACCCCGTTACACTTCGGCAGTGGGAAACGCATCATAATTCAAAGGAAGTTCCTACCTACTCCAGCCTGATGAACTTCCTCCGAGATCAATGTTTGGTTTTGCAATCTCTCGTCGCCAACAGTTCCTCTGAGCCCCAGCTTCCAAGGTTTACGAGTTCACGTGAGCCACAGTATCGACGGGTAAGAAGATCGCCTGAGCCAGAGTATCGACGGTTTAGAAGCACGACTACATATCTCACATCTCAGCCTGAGCCAGAAGATTGCTTCATTTGCGGAGATTTTCAACATAGCATCCACCAGTGTCGGACGTTGAAGAGTTGGTCTGTGTCAGAACGGTTTTCGGAAGTCCACAAACGTCGCTTGTGTTTTAAGTGTTTGCAACCTGGACATTATGCCATAGATTGTACCAGAAGTCCCTGTCAAAAATGCCATCGGAACCACCACACACTTTTGCATTATGAAAGTCCTCGCTACTTCTCTCGGCCTCACTCACCATCTTACTCCTCCTCCGTTCCACCAACGCGCAACAGACCCGATAATGCCAAtcagtttgaaacgaaccaaaGTAGAGAAAACACACAAACTCAGCGCACACCAAATCGAAGAACTCAGCAATCCACCAATTCGTACCCAGTTGTTCAAGCACCCGACCCACAAAATTACCCACAGTACACCACAGATAACCTTTCGCACACTTTGGAATCAGTCAGTAGCCCATACAGAGTATga